The Xanthomonas indica genome has a segment encoding these proteins:
- a CDS encoding DUF1656 domain-containing protein has protein sequence MLLPAELSIAGVYVPGLLVLGLALLLVAWALDAVAGRAGLYRYAWHPSLFRLAIYVGAFAALGLLLLP, from the coding sequence ATGCTGCTGCCCGCTGAACTCTCGATCGCCGGGGTGTACGTGCCTGGCCTGCTGGTGCTGGGGCTGGCTCTGCTGCTGGTCGCCTGGGCGCTGGACGCGGTCGCCGGTCGCGCCGGCCTGTACCGCTACGCCTGGCACCCCTCTCTGTTCCGTCTGGCCATCTACGTGGGCGCGTTCGCCGCACTCGGCCTGCTCCTTCTTCCTTGA
- a CDS encoding HlyD family secretion protein: MKTPALIRFALTAVVVLVAALLAHALWRHYMLSPWTRDGRVRAEVVRIAPDVSGLVDAVAVRDNQHVKRGDLLFSVDRKRYELALEKARANLAVAQAQAHAAGASLSAAAATQAASEAEFQMRRAQAERRARAAAVISAEARSDAEATARSAQADVHRSAALRGQATAAQAQAVASVEQAQAALDLAELDLQRTQVRATADGYITNLEVRVGDYAQAGGARLALVRDDAMWVYGYFEETKLPRVHVGDRADIRLMSGGLMLHGQVEGIARGIADSDNPTGTSLLADVSPTFNWIRLAQRVPVRIRIDPASVPQGTLLAAGMTATVSVHPRQE, encoded by the coding sequence ATGAAGACCCCTGCCCTGATCCGTTTCGCCCTGACCGCCGTCGTGGTGCTGGTCGCCGCCCTGCTGGCGCATGCGCTGTGGCGCCATTACATGCTCTCGCCCTGGACCCGCGACGGTCGCGTCCGCGCCGAAGTGGTGCGCATCGCGCCGGACGTTTCCGGCCTGGTCGATGCGGTGGCGGTACGCGACAACCAGCACGTCAAGCGCGGCGACCTGTTGTTCAGCGTGGACCGCAAGCGCTATGAGCTGGCCCTGGAAAAGGCCCGCGCCAACCTCGCGGTGGCGCAGGCGCAGGCGCACGCGGCCGGCGCCAGCCTGTCGGCGGCGGCGGCCACCCAGGCCGCCAGCGAGGCCGAATTCCAGATGCGCCGCGCCCAGGCCGAACGGCGTGCACGCGCCGCCGCGGTGATCTCCGCCGAGGCGCGCTCGGACGCCGAAGCCACCGCGCGTTCGGCGCAGGCCGACGTGCACCGCAGCGCGGCGCTGCGCGGCCAGGCCACCGCGGCGCAGGCGCAGGCGGTGGCATCGGTGGAACAGGCACAGGCCGCGCTCGATCTGGCCGAACTGGATCTGCAGCGCACCCAGGTGCGCGCCACCGCCGACGGCTACATCACCAACCTGGAGGTGCGCGTGGGCGACTACGCCCAGGCCGGCGGCGCCCGCCTGGCGCTGGTGCGCGACGACGCCATGTGGGTCTACGGCTACTTCGAGGAAACCAAGCTGCCGCGGGTGCACGTCGGCGACCGCGCCGACATCCGCCTGATGAGCGGCGGGCTGATGCTGCACGGCCAGGTCGAGGGCATCGCGCGCGGCATCGCCGACAGCGACAACCCCACCGGCACCTCGCTGCTGGCCGACGTCAGCCCCACCTTCAACTGGATCCGCCTGGCGCAGCGCGTGCCGGTGCGCATCCGTATCGATCCGGCCAGCGTGCCGCAGGGCACCCTGCTCGCCGCCGGCATGACCGCCACGGTCAGCGTGCATCCGCGGCAGGAGTGA